The genomic interval CACCAGAAGTGGTTTTCAAAGAACCGCCTGAAACTTCGTTTCATAAGCGATTCTACAAAGCCCGGTACACCATTCACTCACCTCCCGACACTGTGACGCGTAGACGATCCGCACAGAAATCATATATAAAACAACAAAGATATTTAAGACTCGAAAGATCGATTCTGCCTGCCGGCACGGTCCCCCGACAGGTCGGGGAGGGAAAGATATGGACAAAAACAGTACGGGAAGAAGAAAACTCCTCCTTCTTGCGATGGCCGTCTTTGCGGTCGTGATCATCGGCAGTGCTCTTCTCATAAACATGGACAGGGAAACGCACAAAGAGGCCATCCGCCAGGTCATCCCGGACATCAGCGAGAAAGACCTGGAAGACCTCTCGGCCCGCCCGGTCTACGCCGCCTACGGGAGGGTCCGGAATAACCAGGACCTCGACGCCATTATCAATTCTGCAGACGCCGACCTCGAAGAGAGACATTTCTTCTATCCCGAAGGCCCGGTCTTCGGCTATAGCGTCAATCACCTCGACTGCATCATGGTCTATCTCGACGAAGAAGCGGCAGTCAACCGGACGACCACGGACGAGATCTACGGCGTCATCGAGTCCCATGCCCGTGCAGGGGGGACGAACAATACGCCCGTCCTCTTCGTCCGCACCCTCCAGATCACCCCGGACACGACCTTGCAACGCCCCGAGAGAGCGAGTGCTCAACCGACCCCGCGGGAAGGCACGTCCTATCTCGATATCCACGGTGCAGGGGGCCGGAGTGTCCTGCTCTATCCCGAGGACGAAGAGTATCCGGCCATCGAGACGGAATGCCGCGAGTTGATCGGGGGCATCAGATCGCAGCTCAAGATGAGTTATACCCGTGATGAACTGGCGGCGATGAAACGAAACGGCACCTATGTTGCGCTCCACTTCTCCCGTCCCACCACATTCGAGACGAGCTATATCGTCGACAGGGCGCCGCTGAATATCACCATCAACGAAGCGGTCTTCTTCCTGGACCGGGACGAGGAGAGGAACATGGTCATCACCCCCGCACAGAACGGAGCAGGGGTCTGGACAACGTCGCGTGACCGCGCGACCCTGAGAAAACTGGCCGTGCCCGTCCTCATCGAGGAGGGACGCGGCAGCACGTCCTTCGGCAAAAATCTCACGTACACCTCCATAAACCTCCCGCCCGCACCTGAAAAGGTCGTCCTCTATACCGTCGTGACACCTGCGATCACGGCGGAAAACGTCTCGACGATGGCGGAGAGGATGGGCCTGAAAGGGACGGTGCGGGAGGCAGACGGCCAGTTCACCCTCTCCGACAGCCCGTACTCGCTGGAAGTCCACAGGCAGTCCGGGCGGGTCGCCCTGATCGACATCCCCCGCTGGATGATGCCGAACGCACGGGACCTGCCGGCAAACCTCCCGCCGGACGAGAGGGCAACCGAGATCGCAGCACAGTATCTGACAGATGCAGGACTGATGCCCCGCGATGCGGTCCTGTGCGGTGTCGAGCATCCAGAGATCGTCGAAAGCAATGAGAGAGGGGAGACAACCGGCATCGCCTATGAAGCGGTCCAGGTTTCTTACTGCCGTAAAATCGACGGCCGACCAGTCGTCGGTTCCGAGATGACCGTCGACGTCGGCGGCGGCGGTGACATCCTCAACGTCTACAAGATCTGGAGAGACTTCGCAGCCGGGGAGGAGATCGCGATCATAACGCCACGGGAAGCGCTGGAAGAACTGAAGATCCTCGGTGTGCCGGCAGATCCGATGCGGCGGCAGACGGTAGAGATCACAGGGATCGAACTCGGGTACTATGAAGCCGGGGCGACGGAAGACCCCGCCCACCTTGTCCCGGTCTACATCTTCACGGGCACCGTGACGGACGGGAGTACAGAGACATCGTTCGTCAGGTACGTCGCCGCATCTCCCAAATTCAGAGGAGAGATCCCGTGGGTGAAGTCATAGGAAGAGAGTGGAGAGATAAAAAATGAAAGACAGGAATAGAAAAGGGGATTTTTCCCGGAATGAGGCGGATGTAACGGGAGTACGGGAGGATCTCTGAGATGGATACAGTATCTCTATCAAACGCATTCACCGACCCCCGGCATCTCTTCGAGCACCTGAAACAGACGTCGCTACGGGAAGACCTCCGGGTCTACTTCACCCTGGTCCTCGCCACGTCGGTCCTCTTCCTGCTGCCGATGTACTTTCTGGGGTCGGAACCGGGGATGGAGTATTCGACCATGGGCCTGCCGTATATCGTCGACATCGCCCTTGCCACCGTCATCCAGCTGGCGTGGAGCCTGGTGAACGGGGCGGTCATCCTCCTGGTCGTCAGCCTCGTCGAGCATTTTTTCCTCCTCTTCGTCGACGAGAACCGGGGGTTCGAGAGGACGATGAAGTCGGCGGTCTATGCCCTCGTGCCTGCCATCCTCTTCGGGTGGGCGGTCGCTGTCGTCCCGCACGCGGGCCTGCTCCTCCTCGTCTGCTTCAGCCTGATCACCTACGTCGGCACACGCGTCTTCCATGAAAAATCACGGGACAGGGCCGCATTCGTCGCCCTCGCAACAGGCGCGGCCCTCCTCGCATTCTGCGCCAGGTGGGTCCTGTAGAGAGGTGTCTATGGTGCTGGACCGTTTGAAAGAGGAGGGGAAGGCGAAGACCCTCCGCCGTGCGGCAATGGCCGTCGTCCTCTTCCTCCTTCTTGCCGCGACGCTGGCAGGTGCGGCGACCCCGGAGACAGACGCCGAAACGCTCCTCCTCTCTGCCGGGAACGTCTCACCGGAGAGGGTGACGGAGTGGCGCGACCAGATGCCTGTCCCCTCGTACACCATCCGCAACGGCTCCCTCTGTTTCCGGTATGTCAGCATCTTTCTTCCCGAAGAGTCGGACGACACAACAGTAGACGGCTATTACGCCCGCATCCTCCCGGACGGGAGGACTCTCTCCTATGCCGAGGTGAAAGACGCCTCCGCACCCGCCTCTGACCCCACTGCCTTCCGTGCACGGGCCGAAGCATCCCTGTACAGCAGAAACGACACAGAAGAGAGATGGATGCAGGAGCGCTTCAGGCCCATGATCGCCTTCTTCGACGGGTACACGGAACTGGCGCGGCACACCACCGTCAGGGACTATCCGGGAGTCGGGGAGGTGGCCGCCACGACCATCCTGTACCATTACCCGAATGACGGCGACCCGGACAATGAGTATTTCTGCACCTGCTCCTGCATCGTCGAGACACCCCGGAACGCATCGTCGGGAGGTGAGGGCTGGAGGAACAGGCGGATGGATGTCCACTATATTCTCAACGCCACATACGGCGACATCCCACAGTTCGATATTTTAGCGACCTCGTTCAACCCGCAGACATCCCGGGACCGCCTGCGTACCCTTGACATCTCCGGTCACCTCCTCGGGTGGCTGGTCGCCTCCCACTCCCGATACTTCCCTGAAGAGGAGGTCTTCTGGAACGTGGAGGTGGGGTACTGCGACGAACTCGCCACAGAACCGTTGCATTTCTTCCCGACCCTGGAGATCGTGGGCATACAACCCCCAGAGAACGAGACCGGATGGCATGTGCTTGCAAAGACCGGAATGGACATGGACGAAGGATGGGCGAGGATCGGGTGGCGGGGGTACGAGACGACGCCGGAGTCGCCCGACACCTGGGGCCATGCTCTCCTCGTCCGTACGGTGCCGGACGCGTAGACGATCCGCAGATAAATGACATATAGACAGGCGGAGAGATCTCGGCTCATGAAATACAGATGCATATTCACCGCCATTGCCATACTGCTGATCGCACTCCCGTGTTCTGGCCTTGCATCAGACATAGGAGAGAAAATATCTCTCACCGTCACGTCTCCGGTCGACGGGGCGGAGGTCTGGATCGACGTCGTCCCGCCCCACCTTGCAGTCGTCGGGAATGTCAGCGCCCCTTCGGGCATCAGGGAGGTGCGTGTGCAGAGCGGGGCCGGAGAGGTCTCGTGCGGGAACGGGACGACGTTCGCATGCTCCGTACCGGTATCGAAGGGGGAGAACACGATCACCGTCGTGGCGGTCGACAACCTCGGGAACAGGGCAGAAGAGACACTGAGCGTGACCGTCCGCATCGGCATGCCCCCACCGGAGGCGATCACCGTCTCGGGCAGGGTGACGGATCCTGCAGGCAACCCGGTTCCCGGCGCAGTCGTGAGATTTGAGTCGGAAATTATGCTGGAAGACAACCCTCTCGCGGCGACGACCGTAACAGGGCCGGACGGCAGGTACCTGGTAGAGAACGCAATCGGGTACAGGCAGACGATCACGGTCGGGAAGGAAGGATATCTCCCCCTCAGGCGCGAGGTCGTCTTCGAGAACCTGACAAACACCCTCGACCTGGAAATGGAACCTGAGGGCCGGACGGTCCCGGGGTTCGACCTTTCGGTCGGCGTCCTCGCCCTGCTGCTGGCCCTGATAGTCAGGAGAAGATAAGAGCAGACGGCGCCGCCAAAGCACATATCCCCCTCCAGAGACGATCATCATATATGACCCTCCACCCCGCCCCTCCCTTCGACCTCTTCAATGTCTATTTCGAGCGCATCTACGACCCGGCGATGCACCTCCTCTTCGCGTTCGACGGCCAGGTCGACGAAGAGAGGCTGAAGGAGGCGACGCTCCGCCTCGTCGCCGCGAACCCCTATCTCGGGTGCCGGTTCGCGGAAAGGGACGGCATGCCCTGCTGGGAGGAGATCGTGGAGGAGGAACGGGACAGGGCCTTCGTCGTCCTCCCGCCCGGAACAGAGATGCCGCCTGCCCCCCTCGACGTCCGCAGGGGGCCGCAACTGCGGGTGAGTCTCCTGCGGGAGGACGGCGGCGACCGCGTCGTCGTCACCTGCCACCATGGTTTCTCCGACGCCCGCGGTCTCATGGACCTCGCACGGGAGCTCTTCGCGGCCTACCGCGGGACCGCACCGGCACCCGTAGGGTGGTACGACCGGGGCACGGCCCAGGTCCTCGCGAGGTTCTCCGCGGCGGAGATAGAGCGGGCACGCGACGCGGAGGAACCCTTCGTCGACAGGTGGCGCTTCCCCGTCGAGAGGACAGGGCGGGGGACACCGCGGATCGCATACAGGACTCTCCCCCCCGACCATCTCCGCCGTGCAAAGGCGTTCGGCAGGAAACACGGCGCCACCGTGAACGACATCATGATCGGCGCCTTCTTCCTCGCCTTCCTGAAGACCAGGGACGACCCCGCCGACTGCGGCGCACCCCGCTCCCTCCTCACCTCGGCGGACCTCCGCCGGTACCTCGACCGTCCCGTCCCGCCCATGAACCTCTCCGTCGCCTACGAGGTCACCCTCACGGCCGGCGAGGGAGCGGGCCTGGAGGGCGTCATCGACCAGGTCACCGCGGCGACGAGACGGCGCAAGGCGAACGGCCTCGGCCTCGGCTGCATCTTCTTCTACGACGATATCTACGCGGGCGGCGTGCCGGCGGCAGGCGAGTTCTTCGACGGCATGATGCGGAGGTACGAGGAGGCAGGCCTCAAGAACCCGGTCTTCTCCAATATCGGTGTGCTCGACGACGGCGACGTCCTCCCCATCGAAGGGAAGGACGGGAGATCTCTCGACCTCCGCAGTGCCTGCCTCTTCCCCTGCGTCTGCTGGCCGTACGGGTTTCTCATGTCCCTCTCCACCTTCCGCGAGTCCATGACGATCGTCTCGGCCTACGAGGAGGGGCCGTACTCGCGGGAGACCGTCGAGGGTTTCCTCGATTCCGTGGTGGAGTATCTCCCCTGACCCGGTACGTCTTTAATTTTCGGCGGAGTCATGGGCGCCCTCCCGCCGGCCCGAACCCGGACAGGAGTTCGGAATAATGCCGGGCCGGGCTCTCTGGAGAGAGAGCACAGGGGATCCCGGCCTCGGAAACACTATATACCGTATCAAACACTCCAAATAGAGAAGAGAGATTTATGGATCTGAGGGCAAAGGCACCGGCATTTCTTGTCGCGGCGATCGCCGTGATACTGGTATCCATCGGCGCTGCATCGATCTATGCCGACCTGAACTCCGGCCAGAAGGGAGGAGAGACCGGGGCGGCGATCCGGGAGGTGATCCCCGACATCGGCGACGCCGACCTGGAAAGGATCCTCGCGTGCGATGTCTGCGCCGCCTACGGGAGGGTCGGTGAGGGGCAGGACCTTCTCTCCGTCCTCCAGGCGGCCGGGCCCGAGCTTGAGCCGTACCTCTACCCGGAGGGCCCGGTCTACTCCTACGGCATCACCTACCCGGGCTGCATCCAGATTTTCCTGGACGGAAAAACCCCGGCCAACCACTCGACCACGGACACGATCTACCAGGTCGTCGAACGCCACGGGAGAGGTCTGGGGGTGAAGAGCACGCCGGTGATCTTCGCCCGGACCCCCTTCGCAAACAGGACGGCGACTGAAGAGATGCTGTCGCCGCCCTGGATGAAGGGGAAGGAGGCATGACGTTCCGGGACAGACCACACACACAAAAATTTCCTTGCGGCCAGAGAGGGATCGCCGACGACGAGAATGCCTGACTGGCCATGACAGATAGACGATCTGCACAGAAATGATATATTCAAAGAAGGTACCATTTCCCATCACGGGTCTCTGAAAGAGGCCCTGCAGGACTTCACCCATTGCCAGGTGGGGGGATGGAACACCCAATTGCCGTCCTCCCCGCATCCTGCACACCCATCACGCGGGTGCCCCGGGCACCCGCACCTTCGTCTCCCCTCTTTTATTGCGTTCAGGCAGACTGACCAGCGAAGTGATATAGCGTGGACAGGGAAAACATAGAGGTATGGAGATCCGGTTCACCAAACTGCACGGCAATGGCAACGACTTCGTCCTGATCGACGAGATGGAGGGCACGGTCATCCCGGACGAGATGAAAGGGGGTTTTGCCGCCCTGTACTGCGACCGCCGCTTCGGCATCGGTGCGGACGGCGTGCTCTTCATCTCCCCCTCGGAGAAGGCCGACGTGAAGATGCGCCTCTTCCAGCAGGACGAGAGCGAGGCCGAGATGTGTGGGAACGGCATCAGGTGTCTCGCAAAGTACGCCTTCGACGCGGGTCTTGCCACCGGCACCTGCACGGTCGAGACTCTCGCGGGCGTCATGCCTGTCTCGATGGGCTACGACGAGGACGGCGAGTTCTGGGCGACGATCCAGATGGTCGACCCGGCCTTCGCCCGCTCTGCCATTCCGGCGGTCGGCGAGGGGGAGTATAAGGAGGAGATCGACGGCTTCACCGTCTACGCAGCGAACACCGGCGTCCCCCATGCGGTGATCTTCGTCGACGACGTCGCCGCCATCGACGTCCCGGCCGCCGCCCCCCGCATCCGCCACCACCCCTCCTTCCCGAAGGGGGCGAACGTGAACTTCGTGCAGGTGACGGGCGAGGACGGGATCAGGGTCCGCACCTTTGAACGGGGCGTCGAGGGCGAGACGGAGTCCTGCGGCACCGGCGCCACGGCCTCGGCGGTCGTCGCCCACCGCCTCGGCCGCGTCGGCGCCGGGGTACATGTCGAGACGAACGGCGGCCCCCTCGTCATCGAGTGCGGCGAGACGACGACGATGCAGGGCCCCGCGGTGACGGTCTTCTCGGGCGTCATCGAGGGGTGAGAGGGCCTCACCCCCTACCATTTTTGACATAAAACCTCTTTTCTGGTCTTTCAGCGGCTGCGGGGGGGTCGGTGCAACGGCTGACCAGTTATTATACACCCCGGTGAGCATACGAACCATCCGTCGAAAAACTGATGAGACGATGATCCGCATGGCCGGGACGAACAGCGACCGCACAGCCGAACCGGAGAGCATCATCCGGATCGAGCACCTATCCAAGGTCTTCAGGGACGGGAATCACACGGTGAAGGCGGTGGACGACGTCTCCTTCGAGGTGCGGAAAGGGGAGATCTTAGGCCTCCTTGGTCCGAACGGCGCCGGAAAAAGCACGATCATCCGCATCCTCACCACCCTTCTGCGGCCCACCTCGGGGAAGGTGTTCATCGGCCCCTACGACGTCGCCCGCCAGCAGGAGGAGATCCGCCGTATGATCGGGGTCTGCCCCCAGACCAGCACGCTCGACCTCGAACTCACCGCCTACGACAACCTGGACTTCTACGGCAACCTGCAGGAAGTCGATCCGCACATCCTCGATGCCAGGATCAGGGAACTCCTCGACATGGTCGACCTTACCGACCGTGCCCATGCGCCGGTGCAGACGTTCTCCGGCGGGATGAGGCGGAAACTGGAGATCGTGCGGGCTTTCATCCACAAACCCCTCATCCTCTTCCTGGACGAACCGACGATCGGTCTCGATCCCGAGTCCCGTCGGGAGGTGTGGCGTCAGGTGACGGCCCTGAACAGGGAGGAGACGACGATCATCCTGACCACGCACTACATGGACGAGGCGGAGAAACTCTGCGACCGCATCGCCTTCGTGGACAAGGGGCGTCTCCTCCGCCTCGACACCACCGAGAACCTCAAACATTCCCTTCCCTCCGGGGACGTCATCGAGATCGGGGTCGAGACGGTGGACGAGGAGACCCTCGCGGCGCTGCGGGCGGACCGTCGCCTCACCTCGGTGGAGGCGAGGGAGCACACGCTCATCATCTCGGCCGAGAACGGGAGCCGCGTCCTGCCCTCCATCGTCGAGGTGTTCGAGAAGCACGCCCTCCCCATGACGTCGATCGCCATCCGCTCCCCCTCGATCGAGGACGTCTTCATCTACCTCACGGGAACACGGCTGGACGGGGGGAGGGGTCGTCCGTGATGCGGGGGGCCGTCGCGATCTTCAGGCGGGACTTCAAGAAGTTCCTGGGGAACCCGGCCATCATTGTGATGACCCTCTTCATGCCGATCATGTACCTCATCATCTTCGGGAACGCCATGGGCGGGACGATCACCCACATCCCCATCGGCGTGGCGCAGGAGGTGCCCTTCGAGAACGAGACGCACCTCTACCTCTCGGCCGTCGACGGTCTCGGCCACTTCCACAGCGGGGACAACCCCCCCATGTTCGACGTCACGGTCTACTCAGGGGAAGAGACGGCAAAGGCGGCTTTTGCCGACGGAAAAGTGATGGCCGTGGCGATATTTCCCTCAGGGGTCTCGACCGACCGCCCAGTCCGCCTCTATCTCGACAGCTCCGAGTATATGATCCCCGACCTGATCCAGTCGGGGGTGAGCAGCGTCATAGCGCAGTCAGGGGCGAACAACTCGCTGCAGGTCTCGAAGATCTACGGCGACATCAAGTATATCCAGTTCTTCGGGGTCGGGGTCATCGTCATGGCCATCTTCATGACCACGATGATGGGCGGCGGGATCAGCATGATCCGCGACCGGGAGAACGGGATCATCGAGGGCTACCTGGTCACGCCGGTGAAGCGTTCGAGCATCATCTTCGGGATCATCGCGAGCGGGACCGTCAAGGCGTTCATGGCGGGCTTCATCATCTTCATGGTCGACATCTTCGTCGCAGGTGTCGTGGTCGATAGCATCGAGACCTTTCTCATGGTCCTCGTCGTCCTCTTCATCATCAGCATCGGGATTACGAGCCTGGTGATCTCGTTCAGTTCGCGGTTCTCTACCCAGCAGGAGTATGCCTCGGTCGTAGCGTTCCTGAACCTCATCCTGTTCATGACCAGCGGGGCGTTCTACCCGGTGCTCGGCATGCCCGACTGGCTCAGCTGGATTGCCGCGATCAACCCGGAGTATTATGCGATCCACGCCCTGCGGAGCCTGATCCTGCGGGGGCAGGTAAACCTCATCGGCCTGGACCTCCTGGCGCTCATCGTCTTCTCCGGGATCGCCATCGCCCTCGGGATCACGACCTACCGCCGGACGCTGGAGTGAGGGGGAAAATATGTCTGTATAGGTTATTGACGGGCAAAATTCGGGCCGTCGTGATCGCTCGCATTTATCCACGGCGTATCGCCCCGGAGGGTTTCAACGAAGACCGGATAACTTCAGACTCGCCGGGTCAGGATGCACTGAGAGAGTTTCAGAACAATCAGGCTATTACCCGGAAGAAAGAGACACTACGCTATGCATGGAAGATTCTTCACGGCCGTCTGCGCCCCGGCAGTGATCATCGCTTTGATTTTGTGTGCAGTCCCCGTATCGGCAGATCCCGG from Methanofollis sp. carries:
- a CDS encoding carboxypeptidase regulatory-like domain-containing protein — protein: MKYRCIFTAIAILLIALPCSGLASDIGEKISLTVTSPVDGAEVWIDVVPPHLAVVGNVSAPSGIREVRVQSGAGEVSCGNGTTFACSVPVSKGENTITVVAVDNLGNRAEETLSVTVRIGMPPPEAITVSGRVTDPAGNPVPGAVVRFESEIMLEDNPLAATTVTGPDGRYLVENAIGYRQTITVGKEGYLPLRREVVFENLTNTLDLEMEPEGRTVPGFDLSVGVLALLLALIVRRR
- a CDS encoding Yip1 family protein; this translates as MDTVSLSNAFTDPRHLFEHLKQTSLREDLRVYFTLVLATSVLFLLPMYFLGSEPGMEYSTMGLPYIVDIALATVIQLAWSLVNGAVILLVVSLVEHFFLLFVDENRGFERTMKSAVYALVPAILFGWAVAVVPHAGLLLLVCFSLITYVGTRVFHEKSRDRAAFVALATGAALLAFCARWVL
- a CDS encoding ATP-binding cassette domain-containing protein — translated: MSIRTIRRKTDETMIRMAGTNSDRTAEPESIIRIEHLSKVFRDGNHTVKAVDDVSFEVRKGEILGLLGPNGAGKSTIIRILTTLLRPTSGKVFIGPYDVARQQEEIRRMIGVCPQTSTLDLELTAYDNLDFYGNLQEVDPHILDARIRELLDMVDLTDRAHAPVQTFSGGMRRKLEIVRAFIHKPLILFLDEPTIGLDPESRREVWRQVTALNREETTIILTTHYMDEAEKLCDRIAFVDKGRLLRLDTTENLKHSLPSGDVIEIGVETVDEETLAALRADRRLTSVEAREHTLIISAENGSRVLPSIVEVFEKHALPMTSIAIRSPSIEDVFIYLTGTRLDGGRGRP
- the dapF gene encoding diaminopimelate epimerase; translated protein: MEIRFTKLHGNGNDFVLIDEMEGTVIPDEMKGGFAALYCDRRFGIGADGVLFISPSEKADVKMRLFQQDESEAEMCGNGIRCLAKYAFDAGLATGTCTVETLAGVMPVSMGYDEDGEFWATIQMVDPAFARSAIPAVGEGEYKEEIDGFTVYAANTGVPHAVIFVDDVAAIDVPAAAPRIRHHPSFPKGANVNFVQVTGEDGIRVRTFERGVEGETESCGTGATASAVVAHRLGRVGAGVHVETNGGPLVIECGETTTMQGPAVTVFSGVIEG
- a CDS encoding ABC transporter permease codes for the protein MRGAVAIFRRDFKKFLGNPAIIVMTLFMPIMYLIIFGNAMGGTITHIPIGVAQEVPFENETHLYLSAVDGLGHFHSGDNPPMFDVTVYSGEETAKAAFADGKVMAVAIFPSGVSTDRPVRLYLDSSEYMIPDLIQSGVSSVIAQSGANNSLQVSKIYGDIKYIQFFGVGVIVMAIFMTTMMGGGISMIRDRENGIIEGYLVTPVKRSSIIFGIIASGTVKAFMAGFIIFMVDIFVAGVVVDSIETFLMVLVVLFIISIGITSLVISFSSRFSTQQEYASVVAFLNLILFMTSGAFYPVLGMPDWLSWIAAINPEYYAIHALRSLILRGQVNLIGLDLLALIVFSGIAIALGITTYRRTLE
- a CDS encoding condensation protein — translated: MTLHPAPPFDLFNVYFERIYDPAMHLLFAFDGQVDEERLKEATLRLVAANPYLGCRFAERDGMPCWEEIVEEERDRAFVVLPPGTEMPPAPLDVRRGPQLRVSLLREDGGDRVVVTCHHGFSDARGLMDLARELFAAYRGTAPAPVGWYDRGTAQVLARFSAAEIERARDAEEPFVDRWRFPVERTGRGTPRIAYRTLPPDHLRRAKAFGRKHGATVNDIMIGAFFLAFLKTRDDPADCGAPRSLLTSADLRRYLDRPVPPMNLSVAYEVTLTAGEGAGLEGVIDQVTAATRRRKANGLGLGCIFFYDDIYAGGVPAAGEFFDGMMRRYEEAGLKNPVFSNIGVLDDGDVLPIEGKDGRSLDLRSACLFPCVCWPYGFLMSLSTFRESMTIVSAYEEGPYSRETVEGFLDSVVEYLP